One window from the genome of Salvia splendens isolate huo1 chromosome 9, SspV2, whole genome shotgun sequence encodes:
- the LOC121746764 gene encoding uncharacterized protein LOC121746764, translated as MKRKDFEDVDDDVSDFIFSSPATKIRRLDAELPPMVIVEEPEVVGPSPEQSCSGVTIEELPNSERAIVLFHPTITTPNPIMHSPSNFSVSLDPRFIAGWKDQVLRSSTGNSWKLASDEAATEDDNSSPGNGCQAVVPWFPPQFSSSGGGGSETVDDEAMGVASMDIEDSSSIQQRSSGSVAVSQGLPQWQHCTILQPPQNTTTPIVWYR; from the exons ATGAAAAGGAAAGACTTTGAAGACGTTGATGATGATGTCTCAGATTTTATCTTCTCTTCTCCCGCAACTAAAATCCGTAGGCTG GATGCTGAATTGCCGCCGATGGTAATTGTAGAGGAACCTGAAGTCGTCGGTCCATCGCCGGAACAGAGCTGTAGCGGTGTGACAATTGAGGAGTTGCCCAATTCGGAGAGGGCTATCGTGCTTTTCCACCCAACCATCACTACACCAAATCCAATCATGCATTCTCCTTCCAATTTTTCGGTCTCCCTGGATCCTCGATTCATTGCCGGCTGGAAAG ATCAAGTGTTGAGGTCAAGCACTGGAAATTCTTGGAAACTAGCTAGTGATGAGGCTGCTACAGAGGATGACAACTCTAGCCCCGGCAATGGGTGCCAAGCTGTTGTTCCATGGTTTCCACCACAGTTTTCATCCTCGGGTGGAGGTGGTAGTGAAACGGTGGACGATGAAGCGATGGGAGTGGCAAGCATGGATATTGAAGATAGTTCAAGCATCCAACAAAGGAGCTCTGGCTCGGTCGCAGTAAGCCAAGGTTTGCCTCAATGGCAGCACTGCACGATCTTGCAACCTCCTCAGAACACTACAACGCCGATTGTATGGTACCGGTGA